The nucleotide sequence CTTAAACCGCTCTACCGAAGACTGTAGATCTCGGGCAACTGTCACCAGATTTTGGAGAGAATCCGAGACTCGTTGGGCTTCCTGAGAGGTGGCCTGGGCTGTGAGTTCTACCGACTGCATCACTTGAGCCATGGAACGGGCCGTTTCCGTCTGCTCCACTGTGGCACTGGTAATGGAGCGCACTAAGCTATCAATCTGACTGGAAACTTGGATAATATCCTCCAGGGAATGTTTGGCTTGTTCTGCCCGCCGGGTTCCTTCAATCACCTGTTGAGTACCTTCTTCCATCGCCGTCATCACCGCCCCGGTTTCACTTTGAATTTGGAGGACGATTTGCTCAATTTCCTTGGAGGATTTAGCGGCCCGATCTGCGAGTTGCCGGACTTCATCTGCAACGATAGCAAATCCTTTCCCCGATTCCCCAGCCCGAGCGGCCTCAATACTGGCGTTCAATGCTAACAGGTTGGTACGAGCCGAAATTTGGGAAATTAAGCCGACAATTTTGGAAATCTCCTGGGATGACTCGGCGAGATGCTTGACTTTCCGGGTCGTTTCCGCCACTGTTTCCCGAATTTGGAGAATCCCTGCCACGGTTCGCTCCACCGCTTCGCCACCTTTGAGAGCGGCTTCTGTTGCATTGCGAGCGACGAGATTGGCTTCTTTAGCACTTTCGGCCACCCGTTGAATGGCATTGGTCATCATCTGCACCGAGTTGAGCGTCACCGCTAACTCTTCGGCCTGGCGTAAAGCATCGGAAGAGAGACTACGAGCAAAGATTTCATTATCCGTTGCCCCTTTATTGACTTGCCGGGCTGCAACTTTCACCTGTTGCACAATCTTGCGGAGATTAAAAATAGTCAGGTTAAAGGAGTCAGCGACTGCCCCAAGGACATCCGCAGTGACCTCGGCTTGAACCGTCAGATCTCCGCGAGCAGCCCCTTCGACATCATCCAATAGGCGAATCACCTGTCGTTGCAGGTCATCCCGTTGCCGCTCATTTTCCTCTGCTTTTTGCTGACTCTCGGCCATCACCCCTTGGATTGACTGAGTCATGGTGTTAAAACTGGTGGCCAGCTGCCCTAACTCATCTGGAGCAAAGACCGTAGCGGTGGCTGAAATATCCCCAGTAATGACGGCATTAAACTGAGCCTGTAAATCAGTAGTGCAGCGCTTAATATGATCCACATTTCGCCGCCCTAAGGCGTAGGCAGCAACACCTCCAGCAAAGCCCCCTGCCAGGCCACCTAGCAAGGCACTGGGGACGTTTTCACCCTGATTAATGCCCAGGCCAACCAACCCAGAGGCCAAGGCAGAGACAACCCCCACTGTCAGGGCCGTAGTGGTATTGCGCTTACTAAATGAGGAAGCACTGGTATCACTACTGCTCAGGGAGGTGGTAGTGGTGGCTACAACAGGACGGAGTGGAGGCGAGGGGACAGGGGAAGGTATGGGAATTGGGGCTGGCTGGGTAAAGGCTGACAAATCCTCAAGCTCGGCACTGGCCTGGGCAATACTGGGGGTGTCATTGTCACCGAAATCTAAATCGGGTAATTGACTCAACTCCGCTGATAAGTCCAGATCCTCAGGGACAATGGCGAATGTTTCATTCATTGGGGCTGCAGCCTCGCCCTCTAGATCAATAGGGAGGGGAAGCTCTGAGGCCTGGAATGTATCCATTTCCCACTGAGGAGATACCCCAACTGGGCTTTCGGAAGATTCCACTTCGCCAAAATCCAATTCCCCTGCTCCAGTGCCAAAAATCTCTAATTCTGGCAACTCCAGAAGTTCGAGATTGGGTTCTGCCCCTTCGGTATCCGGATCAGCAAAGGTACTCTCTGTAGAAATAGCAGCAGGTTCGGCCGTATCGGTGGCATTGATGAAGATCGCCTCCACTTCTTCTGACTCTTCCCAAGCTGTCCCAGGAGTGGGTTGGGCTGCAAAATAATCCCCAAAGAGATCTTCACCATCCTCCTCCAAGGCCGAGGGAATGGAATCCAGGTCAAGGAATGACGGGCTTGAACCTGACTCAGGATTTGGTTCAGGAGTTTCTAAAAAGGCTGTTAAGTCATCTTCATCACTGGTTTCCTCCATCTCAAGGGGAATATCGGTGTCTGTAAACTCTAGTAAATCTACGACATCGGGGCCGGGTGATGGGGACTGCGTTAACTCTGCCTCTAGTGATGCTTGCGTCTCCAGGCCTGGCTCAGTTGCAAAATAAACAGCAGTCTCTGCCGCTTCTCCATTGGGTTGACCCGATTCACCATCAAGAGAAAACAGAGCCGCGTCAGCATCAAAATCCAGTGCAATTCCTGAGTCATCGGCGAGATTATCAGCAAAGAAATCCTCTAGATAATCTGAGTCCGGTTCAGGCCGAATTTCTCCTGGCAACTCAAGCTCAGAAGAACCGGCAATGGCTGGCTCTTCATCCCAGGCCAAATCCAAACCCAATTCAGAAGGGGTAACTTCTGCCTGAGATAGCCCTTCTAGAGGTGTGACTGAATCCGTGACCAGAGAAGCAATTGATTCGGAGGACTCTACCTCGGCAATCCCATCCGATTCCTCAGGGAAGAAGTTGGCGATGGGTTCTGGGGCTGGCACATTTCCTTCAAGCTGAATTTCTGTAGCGAACTCATCTATGGCTAGGGCCTCCGTCTGCCCGAAGTCGTTAAGGTCACCACTTAGGTCGCTGATATTATCTAGATCAAAATCTTCTAAGCCATCAAACTCTTCAAGGTCGGCAATATCACCCAGATCTCCAAGGTCATCCATGTCCCCTAAAGCATTGGGATCAAAGTCAAAATCAAAGTCTTGGGCGGTTTCTAGGCTAGCCTCAACGGCTGGTTGACTCGGCAGAATGGGAGAAGGTTCCAGCGAATTTGGCTCTGACCAGGCTTGGGGAGTTTTGGTTACAAATACATCTCCATCCCCAATATCTGTGGCAAAGGGATCGCCAAACAAATTATCCAAGTTGCCAAGACTCGCCTCTCCCACCGAAACCACTAATTCCGAATCAAGGGCGGAAAGGTCTGGTTGATTGGGCATGAGCATGGTCATTTCGTTTTCGGAATCTAGCTCATCAGTCTCCAGGGCTGGCCCTTGGTCAAAATTAAGGCCGACGAAGTCAGAATCACCATCAATCGCTCCTAAATCAGCAGGAATATCGCTCCAGTCCAGATTTGAACTCTTGGGAGCCTCTACAGCGATGCCAATGGCAAAGGGATCTAGGTCTGACTCTCCCGACAAAACTTCATCTGTTGAGGTGAGAGAGAACTCAGCCGGAACGGCCAAATCTTCGGGTAAAGAGTCACTGGCCTGGAACTGAGCACTCACAGATTCCGCCTGAGAGGGGGCCTGGTTAGTTTGGATAAAGGTATGGCCCATTTGCAATCCGGTGGGTTCATCACTATCCCAGTCTTCTTCGTAAGCGTTACCCCCATTGGTTCCCCCAATGTCCACCAGTTCTAAGGTCTTGGACAAACTTTCATTGGCGCAATTAATTAGCTCCGGATCAGAGGTCAGATTTAACACCAACTCGTATTGCTCTTGGGCTGGTTGATATTGTTCTTGGCAACAGTAGATATGTCCCCGCAGTAAGCGAATATTGGGATCGTCAGGACGAGTGATGACCAGCTTGTCCACGATTGTCGCAGCCTGGTCATAATTCCCCTGAATATAGGCTGTCACAGCTTTTTGATATTCTTGGGTGTACTGGGTACTGGATGCCATTAAACTTGCTCCCCTAACTGCACTGTGGTGTGTGAGACATCGCCTGCGCTTACCTACTTATATAGAGTATGTTTAATTCCTGTTTGAAGATTACAAAGACCGTCAAATGTAAAGAAACTTGAATCTACGGTATTGCAGGCCGGTCTTTTAATTTAATGTTTATCCTCCCCAGCGAGCACTACGAATCACAGCGACTGGATCCAGCAACTTTAAGCTCTGGGATGAGGCTTCATCCATAATCCATTCTCCTCGAATAAAGGGAATCATGCTGTCGCTAATGTTACCAGGTGGGACAATTGCCTCTGGATTCAACCACTCCATACCTTTCACCTGATCCACTGCCAGGCCAACGACTAATTCCTCATCTTCAATGGCAATAATGGAAATTTCCGGCCGATCGGCATTGATCGGGGCTTCTTCTCCCAAAAATTGTCCAGCATCTGCTACCCAAATGACTTGCCCCCGTAAGTTCAGGACTCCCAAGAGGGTGGCTGAGGTATTGGGAACAGGGGTAATCCGATCTGGGGGAGTGGCAATCACTTCTCGAACCCCAACGGCAGGCAGGGCCAATTCAGTTCCAGAACTGAGGGAAAACCGTAAATGTAAATCCCCCTCGGGGGTTTGAAGGCCCTGGAAACTGCCATCTAGAACCTGGGAATCATCAGCTAAAAAATCTGAGCTACTCAGCATTACCCGGCTCCCCTCAATAGTTGCTTGATTGTGCCAATTAATTCTTTCGGCTGAAAAGGCTTGACAATATAGGCATCTGCTCCCTGTTTCATGCCCCAATACTTATCAAAGTCCTCGCCTTTGGAGCTACAGATAATGACTGGAACGTTCTGGGTACTCGGATCTGACTTAATTTCCCGACAGACCTCATAGCCATTTTTACGAGGCATGACAATATCGAGAACAACAATATCGGGTTGCAGAGCCTTGACCTGTTCCAGTGCTTCTACCCCGTCAGTCGCCAACGCAACGGTCATCCCCGACTTAGCCAGAAGCTCACTGATCATTTCCCGTTGGGGCGCACTGTCTTCAACAACTAACACGTTACTCATGGAGGTGACTCATGGCATTGCCACTGGAAGGGTGAATGATGATGTTGATACTATCCTGAGCAATAACTTACCATACAAAATTTACTGGGGTTTAGGGTGTTTTCTGGGGACAAATATCCAACTGTCTGTCAGGGGCTAGGGAAGAACCCTAATTGGGAATTAGTTTTATTCCGCTTAATTAGGACTGTGCTATCGACTCATAATCCCACCCTACTCCCCGAAAAATCTCCATCAAGATTGCCGATCTAGCTCAGATGAAGGGATACGTCAGCTCTGAGTCAGGAGCGAGGAAATTTCTAGCTCAAACAGAAACCTAGGGATAAGGTGAAATGTCTCTAGTCTCCCTAGGTTCCTGCTGCTGAGTAGATATTAAGGATAGGTTAGAAAAACAGGAAACTGAAACTTAAATATGAATTCCACATTCAGTTTTGCCTAGTCCCCGCCAACGCCCGGCCCGCTCATCTTCGCCCTCACCCACCGGAGTTGTCAGGGGTTCGTCGCCAATACTGGCATAGCCTTGATCGTGGAGTGGATTATACATCATTCCATGCTCTGCCACGTAGATCCATGATTGTTTGCGTGTCCAGGCCGCCAAGGGGTTAATTTTATAGCGGCCCAGCTTATCTAGTTCCACATAGGGCATTTCGGCCCGGGTTACAGCCTGATCGCGACGGCGGCCAGTAATCCAAGCCGTTGTCCCCAGCTCTAAT is from Synechococcus sp. PCC 6312 and encodes:
- a CDS encoding HAMP domain-containing methyl-accepting chemotaxis protein, whose protein sequence is MASSTQYTQEYQKAVTAYIQGNYDQAATIVDKLVITRPDDPNIRLLRGHIYCCQEQYQPAQEQYELVLNLTSDPELINCANESLSKTLELVDIGGTNGGNAYEEDWDSDEPTGLQMGHTFIQTNQAPSQAESVSAQFQASDSLPEDLAVPAEFSLTSTDEVLSGESDLDPFAIGIAVEAPKSSNLDWSDIPADLGAIDGDSDFVGLNFDQGPALETDELDSENEMTMLMPNQPDLSALDSELVVSVGEASLGNLDNLFGDPFATDIGDGDVFVTKTPQAWSEPNSLEPSPILPSQPAVEASLETAQDFDFDFDPNALGDMDDLGDLGDIADLEEFDGLEDFDLDNISDLSGDLNDFGQTEALAIDEFATEIQLEGNVPAPEPIANFFPEESDGIAEVESSESIASLVTDSVTPLEGLSQAEVTPSELGLDLAWDEEPAIAGSSELELPGEIRPEPDSDYLEDFFADNLADDSGIALDFDADAALFSLDGESGQPNGEAAETAVYFATEPGLETQASLEAELTQSPSPGPDVVDLLEFTDTDIPLEMEETSDEDDLTAFLETPEPNPESGSSPSFLDLDSIPSALEEDGEDLFGDYFAAQPTPGTAWEESEEVEAIFINATDTAEPAAISTESTFADPDTEGAEPNLELLELPELEIFGTGAGELDFGEVESSESPVGVSPQWEMDTFQASELPLPIDLEGEAAAPMNETFAIVPEDLDLSAELSQLPDLDFGDNDTPSIAQASAELEDLSAFTQPAPIPIPSPVPSPPLRPVVATTTTSLSSSDTSASSFSKRNTTTALTVGVVSALASGLVGLGINQGENVPSALLGGLAGGFAGGVAAYALGRRNVDHIKRCTTDLQAQFNAVITGDISATATVFAPDELGQLATSFNTMTQSIQGVMAESQQKAEENERQRDDLQRQVIRLLDDVEGAARGDLTVQAEVTADVLGAVADSFNLTIFNLRKIVQQVKVAARQVNKGATDNEIFARSLSSDALRQAEELAVTLNSVQMMTNAIQRVAESAKEANLVARNATEAALKGGEAVERTVAGILQIRETVAETTRKVKHLAESSQEISKIVGLISQISARTNLLALNASIEAARAGESGKGFAIVADEVRQLADRAAKSSKEIEQIVLQIQSETGAVMTAMEEGTQQVIEGTRRAEQAKHSLEDIIQVSSQIDSLVRSITSATVEQTETARSMAQVMQSVELTAQATSQEAQRVSDSLQNLVTVARDLQSSVERFKVEQTEEQG
- a CDS encoding chemotaxis protein CheW, with translation MLSSSDFLADDSQVLDGSFQGLQTPEGDLHLRFSLSSGTELALPAVGVREVIATPPDRITPVPNTSATLLGVLNLRGQVIWVADAGQFLGEEAPINADRPEISIIAIEDEELVVGLAVDQVKGMEWLNPEAIVPPGNISDSMIPFIRGEWIMDEASSQSLKLLDPVAVIRSARWGG
- a CDS encoding response regulator transcription factor, translated to MSNVLVVEDSAPQREMISELLAKSGMTVALATDGVEALEQVKALQPDIVVLDIVMPRKNGYEVCREIKSDPSTQNVPVIICSSKGEDFDKYWGMKQGADAYIVKPFQPKELIGTIKQLLRGAG